The following are encoded together in the Fusarium keratoplasticum isolate Fu6.1 chromosome 1, whole genome shotgun sequence genome:
- a CDS encoding AA-permease domain-containing protein, with product MASNDVEKTDMGYDASMPTEKVERGDQDLHIRGLETSAETSLQRGLKARHITMIAIGGAIGTGLIIGTGKALAQAGPGSVFICYTIIGFVVFLVMAALGEMAAWLPMSAGFTGYASRFCDPSLGFALGWTYWFKYIIVTPNQLTAAALVIQYWVPRETVNPGVFIAIFLVIICVINYFGIRFFGELEFWLSSFKVITICGIILFSLIVALGGAPDGDRRGFRYWNNPGAFKPYIMEGDAGKFLGFWSCMVNATFAYLGTELVGVTVAEAQNPRKTIPRAIKLTFYRILFFYCLSVLLVGMIVPYNSPELKFANESKKNNASASPFVVAAKIAGVSSLSHVINACICVFVFSASNSDLYIASRTLYGLASDGSAPAIFKKTDKHGVPIYALAMSACFALLAFMNVSDDSTKVFGYFVNLTTIFGLMSWISILTTHIFWCRARKAQGLANEALPYVAPFGAKGSYAALFMCILVALTKNYDVFVGGNFGKEKYKTFITGYLGIPVYLILIFGHKIVTKSRGIKPHEVDFYTGKDIIDREEEEFLARKAALREAEGVKRGNWFYKTFVSWLF from the exons ATGGCTTCCAACGACGTCGAAAAGACGGACATGGGCTATGATGCCAGCATGCCCACCGAAAAGGTCGAGCGCGGCGACCAGGACCTGCACATCCGCGGTCTCGAGACGAGCGCCGAGACGTCGCTGCAGCGTGGTCTCAAGGCACGACACATTACCATGATTGCCATTGGCGGTGCCATTGGTACAGGTCTGATTATCGGTACCGGCAAGGCTCTCGCTCAAGCTGGTCCTGGTTCTGTCTTTATCTGCTACACCATCATTGgtttcgtcgtcttcctcgtcatggCTGCTCTTGGTGAGATGGCTGCTTGGTTGCCCATGTCTGCTGGTTTCACTGGTTATGCTTCTCGGTTCTGTGATCCTTCGCTTGGTTTTGCGCTCGGCTGGAC ATACTGGTTCAAATACATCATCGTCACGCCCAACCAATTGACGGCTGCTGCTCTCGTCATCCAATACTGGGTCCCTCGAGAGACGGTCAATCCAGGTGTattcatcgccatcttcctgGTCATCATCTGCGTCATCAACTACTTTGGTATTCGATTCTTTGGTGAGCTCGAGTTCTGGCTCTCGTCGTTCaaggtcatcaccatctgcggcatcatcctcttctccctgatcgtcgccctcggcgGCGCCCCTGATGGTGACCGAAGAGGTTTCCGATACTGGAACAACCCTGG TGCCTTCAAGCCTTATATCATGGAGGGCGACGCTGGCAAGTTCCTCGGTTTCTGGTCCTGCATGGTCAACGCCACCTTTGCCTACCTGGGTACCGAGCTCGTCGGTGTCACTGTCGCCGAGGCCCAGAACCCCCGCAAGACCATCCCCCGCGCCATCAAGCTCACCTTTTACCGAatcctcttcttctactGCCTCTCggtcctcctcgtcggcatgATCGTCCCCTACAACTCCCCCGAGCTCAAGTTCGCCAacgagtccaagaagaacaacgcctcggcctcgccctttgtcgtcgccgccaagaTCGCCGGTGTCAGCAGCCTGTCCCACGTCATCAACGCCTGTATCTGCGTCTTTGTGTTCTCCGCCTCCAACTCGGATCTGTACATTGCCAGCCGTACCCTCTACGGTCTCGCCTCTGACGGTTCTGCCcctgccatcttcaagaagaCTGACAAGCACGGCGTGCCCATCTACGCCCTCGCCATGTCGGCTTGCTTTGCCCTGCTCGCCTTCATGAACGTCTCGGACGACTCCACCAAGGTCTTTGGTTACTTTGTTaacctcaccaccatctttggTCTCATGTCCTGgatctccatcctcaccacccACATCTTCTGGTGCCGAGCCCGCAAGGCCCAGGGTCTCGCCAACGAGGCCCTCCCCTACGTGGCTCCCTTCGGCGCAAAGGGCTCGTACGCCGCGCTGTTTATGtgcatcctcgtcgccctgACCAAGAACTACGACGTCTTTGTCGGCGGCAACTTTGGCAAGGAAAAGTACAAGACCTTCATCACTGGCTACCTGGGCATTCCCGTGTACCTGATCCTCATCTTTGGCCACAAGATTGTCACCAAGTCGCGCGGCATCAAGCCCCACGAGGTCGACTTTTACACTGGCAAGGACATTATCGAccgtgaggaggaagagttcCTGGCCCGCAAGGCGGCTCTCCGCGAGGCCGAGGGAGTTAAGCGCGGCAACTGGTTCTACAAGACTTTTGTCTCTTGGCTGTTCTAG
- a CDS encoding Double-strand break repair protein, producing MPEFTEADTIRILVATDNHVGYEERDPIRKDDSWRTFDEILNLARTEDVDMVLLAGDLFHDNKPSRKSLYQVMRTLRQNCLGMKPCPLEFQSDAASVFEGAFPHVNYEDPDINISIPVFSIHGNHDDPSGEGNFCSLDLLQASGLLNYFGRVPEADNIQAKPILLQKGLTRLALFGLSNVRDERMFRTFRDHKVKWFHPSPQSPDWFNLLAVHQNHHAHTATSYLPENVLPDWLDLVVWGHEHECLIDPTQNPETGFHVMQPGSSVATSLVPGEAVQKHVAILSVTGKDFKVEKLPLKSVRPFVTRELVLSQDKNFKGLDKKKENRQEVTRKLMEVVEEMIEEANADWEAIQTDEEALEERPLPLIRLKVEYTATDGGQFEIENPQRFSNRFVGKVANTNDVVYFYRKKTSQRKTTAVNPDALEALADGSDAVKVESLVQDFLSAQSLKVLPQGPFGDAVTQFVTKDDKHAMELFVSEHLTGQVRQMLGLESDDEDLNSAMEIYRTRIEQEQASGAPTTQAERKRVLKPKPATWDSDFDGSWENEPDAWTYEDAAADQGASSARASAAPAPAPARKTARGRGKAAVQQDVDLMDEDEEPPKKPAKRATRTTKAAPARKAPARGRGRKPFEDSEEEEEEDVVMESEEEPAPPPPPPKTRRAAATRSTKATTTTAAKRGAAKGTRQTKLNFSQSQASGTQSKAVEISDDEISDDDAFAPAPKPATRTRRR from the exons ATGCCCGAATTCACCG AGGCGGACACGATCCGCATCCTCGTTGCAACCGATAACCATGTCGGATACGAAGAACGAGACCCCATTCGTAAGGATGACAGTTGGCGTACCTTTGACGAGATCTTGAATCTCGCCCGTACTGAAGAT GTCGACATGGTTCTCCTTGCCGGCGATCTCTTCCACGACAACAAGCCCTCCCGAAAGTCACTCTACCAAGTCATGCGAACCCTTCGACAGAATTGCCTTGGCATGAAGCCCTGCCCCCTCGAGTTTCAATCCGATGCTGCGTCCGTCTTCGAAGGCGCTTTCCCCCACGTCAACTACGAAGACCCCGATATCAACATTTCCATCCCCGTCTTCTCCATTCATGGAAACCACGACGATCCCTCTGGCGAGGGCAACTTTTGTTCACTTGACCTCTTGCAGGCGAGTGGACTGCTCAACTACTTTGGACGGGTTCCCGAGGCGGATAATATCCAAGCGAagcccatcctcctccaaaaGGGTCTTACAAGACTGGCCCTCTTTGGGTTGAGTAACGTCCGAGACGAGCGAATGTTTCGAACATTTCGAGACCACAAGGTCAAGTGGTTTCACCCTAGCCCCCAGAGCCCAGACTGGTTCAACCTCTTGGCCGTCCACCAAAACCACCATGCCCACACGGCTACCTCATATCTCCCCGAAAATGTCCTTCCTGACTGGTTGGATCTTGTCGTATGGGGTCACGAGCATGAATGCTTGATTGATCCTACCCAGAACCCAGAGACAGGCTTTCATGTCATGCAGCCTGGCTCCTCGGTTGCCACTTCATTGGTACCCGGCGAAGCCGTCCAGAAGCATGTCGCTATTCTCAGCGTCACAGGCAAAGATTtcaaggttgagaagctTCCGCTCAAGTCTGTGCGGCCCTTTGTCACCCGAGAACTCGTCCTTTCGCAAGATAAGAACTTCAAGGGACTTGacaaaaagaaggaaaacCGCCAAGAGGTGACGCGCAAGCTGATGGAAGTGGTCGAGGAGATGATTGAAGAGGCCAACGCCGATTGGGAGGCGATCCAGACAGATGAGGAGGCTCTAGAAGAACGACCGCTCCCCTTGATTCGACTCAAGGTGGAGTACACAGCAACAGATGGCGGACAGTTTGAGATTGAGAACCCCCAGCGATTCTCGAATCGTTTTGTCGGAAAGGTGGCCAACACGAATGACGTTGTCTACTTTTACCGCAAGAAGACGTCACAAC GCAAGACAACTGCGGTGAACCCGGACGCTCTCGAGGCCCTGGCTGACGGTAGCGACGCAGTCAAGGTCGAGAGTCTAGTCCAGGACTTTCTCTCAGCACAATCCCTCAAGGTTCTCCCACAAGGTCCCTTTGGTGACGCTGTAACGCAGTTTGtgaccaaggacgacaagcATGCAATGGAGCTGTTTGTATCAGAACACCTCACTGGTCAAGTCCGACAGATGCTGGGTCTAGAATCTGATGACGAGGATCTTAACAGCGCCATGGAGATATACCGAACAAGGATCGAGCAGGAGCAAGCGAGCGGGGCCCCCACGACCCAAGCGGAACGCAAGCGGGTTCTTAAACCAAAGCCCGCTACATGGGACAGTGACTTTGACGGCAGCTGGGAGAACGAACCAGACGCCTGGACCTACGAGGATGCTGCTGCCGACCAGGGTGCGAGCTCCGCACGTGCGTCCGCTGCACCTGCACCTGCACCTGCACGCAAGACTGCAAGAGGTCGAGGCAAGGCAGCGGTCCAGCAGGATGTCGATctgatggatgaggatgaggagccACCAAAGAAGCCTGCTAAGCGAGCAACACGCACCACCAaagcagctccagcacgAAAAGCCCCCGCAAGAGGACGCGGCCGCAAGCCCTTTGAAGAcagcgaagaagaggaagaagaagatgtagTAATGGAGTCAGAAGAAGAAcccgctcctcctccaccaccaccaaaaacCCGCCGCGCCGCAGCAACGAGAAGCACCAAGgcaacaacgacgacggcGGCAAAGAGAGGAGCTGCTAAAGGCACGCGGCAGACAAAACTAAACTTTTCACAGTCGCAGGCTAGTGGCACGCAGAGCAAGGCTGTAGAGATTAGCGATGATGAGATctcggatgatgatgcgTTTGCGCCTGCGCCCAAGCCAGCGACGCGGACTCGAAGGAGGTAG
- a CDS encoding MINDY-DUB domain-containing protein translates to MSNNPWADGGSEGGWEDVRPRRDGQAPSADGRDPQSAPAALRPGGAFANLEAEEEHAWGEPRRQPSDGQRLEGAPAFLRPGGDRSETNPFLRKKVPQSQDATPSESFSKLTLDEPSTNPWQPAIVGQNAPTPPPPQLAPSLLDENTKDPWAPTPQPPISGSPALVSLPSGRESPAWDEDPLGKSNKPPTPPMKLTEELTGDTHVWDEIGDPSKGKAKAAGAGSASPDDWNLIDAEPSTSFSKEYTEDKPPLPPRQPTEPSAWKPSREPVDGKTETYQIKNIRWHDATSSQNPRTSPILIQNANGPCPLVALVNALTMTTPADIEDTALVQILRSREQVSLNLLLDAVFDELMSPRRTSSEDALPDVSDLYAFLQSLHTGMNVNPRFVPTESMVNAYKRTSLTHLHPTERGDLIPGTFENTAEMALYATFSIPLIHGWLPPKSEPAYESLERQAASYEDAQNLLFREEELEEKLSDPDVGLTESEQQLYQDVMIIKEFLETSATQLTHWGIEVIGKAIRPGTFAILFRNDHFSTLYCHPQSMQLLTLVTDAGFKTHEEIVWETLSDVNGESTEFVSGDFRVVSLSGAVPGTSAGNYNSNDGGEWTTVQNKRGKARHEDEPPMSPSTEQEDRDLALALQLQEEEEERHRAEEARRRRESILSEQYIEQQARQSGPANRGGRGGHGDQAGRGAPRGGGVTRQASGLVPGRTSSSSAPTTTMATAQPRPAQQVVRSLIPPQRQGVTRPAEEAGEDAPPSYEQAAQDQVYRPPVGHPSHADSSASISRQSTRTGSVSMGQRQVGQSAGRRPPVNPAAVIGNSQSQSKDRDCVVM, encoded by the coding sequence ATGTCGAATAATCCCTGGGCTGATGGAGGGTCTGAAGGAGGATGGGAAGATGTTAGGCCACGCCGCGATGGACAAGCGCCCTCCGCCGATGGGCGAGATCCTCAAAGCGCCCCCGCAGCGCTGAGGCCTGGCGGCGCCTTTGCTAActtggaggcggaggaggaacatGCTTGGGGAGAACCAAGAAGACAACCAAGCGATGGGCAACGTCTTGAAGGAGCACCCGCCTTTCTGAGGCCAGGAGGAGACAGATCCGAGACGAACCCATTTCTACGGAAAAAGGTGCCCCAAAGTCAGGATGCGACTCCTTCGGAATCTTTCTCAAAACTCACACTTGACGAGCCCAGCACAAACCCGTGGCAACCAGCAATAGTCGGTCAGAATGCGCCGACACCACCGCCGCCACAACTGGCTCCAAGCTTGTTGGACGAGAATACCAAAGATCCTTGGGCGCCAACACCACAGCCACCTATCTCTGGATCGCCGGCCTTGGTATCACTGCCCTCGGGCCGAGAATCGCCAGCTTGGGACGAGGATCCTTTAGGAAAGAGCAACAAACCTCCTACCCCGCCTATGAAGCTGACGGAGGAGCTCACCGGAGATACCCATGTCTGGGATGAGATAGGAGATCCGAGCAAGGGCAAAGCCAAGGCTGCAGGAGCTGGATCAGCATCACCCGATGACTGGAACTTGATAGACGCAGAGCCCTCGACAAGCTTTTCCAAAGAATATACAGAGGATAAACCACCTCTGCCGCCTAGACAACCGACAGAGCCGTCCGCCTGGAAACCTTCACGAGAGCCGGTAGACGGTAAGACCGAGACATACCAAATCAAGAACATCCGATGGCACGACGCGACCTCATCACAGAACCCTCGGACATCACCTATCCTGATCCAGAACGCGAATGGACCTTGTCCGCTTGTGGCGCTGGTGAACGCCCTGACTATGACAACACCTGCCGATATCGAGGACACGGCCCTGGTCCAAATCCTACGCTCTAGGGAGCAAGTCAGCTTGAATCTGCTTCTGGATGCTGTCTTTGATGAGCTAATGTCGCCCCGGAGGACCAGCTCTGAAGATGCCCTTCCTGATGTGTCAGACCTGTATGCTTTCTTACAGAGCTTGCATACAGGCATGAATGTCAACCCACGTTTCGTACCAACGGAGAGTATGGTGAATGCCTACAAGCGGACGTCGCTGACACATTTGCACCCTACGGAACGTGGTGATTTGATACCAGGAACCTTTGAGAACACGGCCGAAATGGCCCTTTACGCTACATTTTCGATCCCTCTCATCCATGGATGGTTGCCACCCAAGTCAGAGCCTGCGTATGAATCACTGGAGCGACAGGCCGCTTCATACGAGGATGCGCAGAACCTGCTATTTCGAGAGGAGGAGCTAGAGGAGAAGCTATCAGATCCAGACGTTGGCCTCACCGAGTCAGAACAGCAGCTTTACCAAGATGTTATGATTATCAAGGAATTTCTGGAGACCTCGGCTACTCAGCTCACGCACTGGGGCATCGAAGTCATCGGCAAGGCTATCCGGCCTGGCACCTTTGCCATTTTGTTTCGAAACGACCACTTCAGCACGCTCTACTGTCATCCACAGTCGATGCAACTTCTCACACTGGTTACAGACGCAGGCTTCAAGACCCACGAGGAAATCGTATGGGAGACGCTATCTGATGTCAACGGAGAGAGCACCGAGTTTGTATCGGGAGATTTCCGCGTTGTCAGCCTTAGTGGTGCTGTTCCCGGAACAAGTGCAGGAAACTACAACAGCAACGATGGAGGAGAATGGACAACGGTGCAGAACAAGCGCGGCAAGGCTCGACATGAGGATGAGCCTCCGATGAGTCCTAGTACTGAACAGGAGGATCGAGACCTGGCTCTTGCATTGCAGCtacaagaggaagaagaggagagacaTAGAGCAGAGGAGGCGCGCCGGCGGAGGGAGAGTATACTTTCGGAGCAGTATATTGAGCAACAGGCTCGACAGTCGGGACCTGCGAACCGTGGTGGCCGAGGGGGCCATGGCGACCAAGCTGGTCGAGGGGCTCCGAGGGGTGGAGGCGTCACCAGACAAGCCAGTGGTCTCGTACCGGGCCGAACCAGTTCTTCCAGTGCACCAACGACAACCATGGCCACCGCACAGCCTCGACCTGCTCAGCAAGTAGTCCGCTCTCTCATTCCTCCTCAGCGACAGGGCGTCACACGACCCGCCGAGGAAGCGGGTGAAGATGCACCTCCTTCTTACGAGCAGGCAGCTCAGGACCAGGTGTATCGGCCGCCGGTAGGCCATCCGAGCCATGCTGACAGCAGCGCCAGCATCTCGAGGCAGTCTACAAGGACGGGTTCGGTATCTATGGGACAGCGACAGGTGGGCCAATCTGCAGGCAGACGGCCGCCCGTTAATCCCGCGGCGGTGATTGGGAACAGTCAATCGCAGTCTAAGGATAGGGACTGCGTCGTCATGTGA
- a CDS encoding J domain-containing protein — MPSATASGADTGGSARSRDHKQGNQGRTYTPDQEAAVIRIRRCEATAFYDILNLESVKATCTEAEIKKAYRRQSLLTHPDKNGHPHADEAFKMVSRAFGILGDKEKKEKFDRFGTDPDSRFASAQANNPFFSQRAGGGMNRGGPMFDDDLTPEEMFARFFGGGGGFGGGPFGAFDTGPQFVFNFGGGPGIRVHQFGGARPRTRPREANQGRQNENNGIQTLLGLLPIILFFILPVITSLFSGGSSSSTSAGPRMVYDNPAHPYTEERKTPNLNVQYYVNPDEIAQYNDGKLNKLDRTAELNLVRHLKAECENEIIYRQRLRDAAQGWFYQDPEKMELAEAYTMPSCERLHTLGIGR, encoded by the exons ATGCCCAGCGCAACCGCTTCAGGAGCCGATACAGGCGGTTCGGCCCGCTCTCGCGATCACAAGCAGGGGAATCAGGGACGAACCTATACGCCAGACCAAGAGGCAGCAGTTATCCGCATTCGGAGATGCGAAGCCACCGCCTTTTACGATATTTTGAACCTCGAGAGCGTCAAGGCGACATGTACAGAAGCGGAGATCAAAAAGGCATATCGGAGGCAGTCCCTCTTGACCCATCCTGACAAGAATGGCCACCCTCATGCGGACGAGGCCTTCAAGATGGTCAGCAGAGCGTTTGGAATTCTGGGcgacaaggaaaagaaggaaaagttTGATCGATTCGGTACCGATCCTGATAGTCGATTCGCAAGCGCCCAGGCCAACaaccccttcttctcgcAACGAGCCGGCGGTGGTATGAACAGAGGTGGCCCGATGTTCGATGATGATTTGACCCCTGAAGAGATGTTTGCTCGCTtctttggtggtggaggagggtttGGTGGCGGTCCATTCGGAG CTTTCGACACAGGCCCGCAGTTTGTCTTCAACTTTGGCGGAGGCCCCGGTATTCGAGTTCATCAGTTCGGTGGAGCTaggccgaggacgagacCGCGCGAGGCCAACCAAGGCCGACAGAACGAAAACAACGGTATCCAGACCCTCCTGGGTCTGCTACCCATCATCCTgttcttcatcctccctgTCATCACCTCGCTCTTCTCCGGCggctcatcctcatcaacctctgcTGGACCACGCATGGTCTACGACAACCCCGCGCACCCCTACACCGAGGAGCGCAAGACGCCGAACCTGAACGTCCAGTACTACGTGAATCCCGACGAGATTGCCCAGTACAATGATGGAAAGCTCAATAAGCTCGACCGAACAGCTGAGCTTAACCTCGTACGACACTTGAAGGCAGAGTGTGAAAACGAGATTATATACCGGCAGAGGTTGAGAGATGCCGCCCAGGGATGGTTCTACCAGGATCCCGAGAAGATggagctggccgaggcgTATACGATGCCGTCTTGCGAGCGACTTCACACGCTCGGGATCGGTCGATGA
- a CDS encoding Cellulase domain-containing protein, which yields MRFTDILLASAGASLAFAAPCTKRAGKFIFTGSNESGGEFGEGNLPGKLGTDYIWPETSSIDTLIGTGMNTFRVGFRMERVTPDGITGSIDEDYIKGLESVVSHITGQGAYAVLDPHNYGRFAGNIITSTDDFGTWWSKVAKRFANNKHVIFDTNNEYHDMDNSLVAKLNQAAIDAIRGAGATSQYIFVEGNSWTGAWSWVSSGNGDAMKDLKDPQDKIIYEMHQYLDADSSGTSETCVSTTIGVERIKEATQWLKDNGKKGILGETAGGANEQCYTAVQGELQHLLDNSDVWTGWLWWAAGPWWHDYMFSMEAPSGTGYTKFLPKIKKFIAA from the exons ATGCGGTTCACTGATATCCTTCTCGCAAGCGCTGGCGCTTCCCTTGCTTTCGCCGCTCCCTGCACCAAGCGAGCTGGAAAATTCATATTCACCGGCTCCAATGAGTCCGGCGGTGAGTTTGGGGAGGGAAACCTCCCTGGAAAGCTCGGCACCGACTACATCTGGCCCGAAACGAGCTCTATTGAT ACGCTCATTGGCACCGGCATGAACACCTTCCGTGTGGGCTTCCGCATGGAGAGAGTTACTCCTGATGGCATCACGGGCTCCATTGATGAGGACTATATCAAGGGCCTTGAGAGTGTTGTCAGCCACATCACTGGCCA GGGCGCATATGCCGTTCTGGACCCTCACAACTATGGCCGCTTCGCCGGCAACATCATCACGAGCACAGACGACTTTGGCACCTGGTGGTCCAAGGTAGCCAAGCGCTTCGCTAACAACAAGCACGTCATCTTTGACACCAACAACGAGTACCACGACATGGACAACTCGCTCGTCGCCAAACTCAACCAGGCCGCCATCGACGCCATCCGCGGCGCCGGCGCAACCTCCCAGTATATCTTTGTCGAGGGTAACTCCTGGACCGGCGCCTGGTCCTGGGTCTCTAGCGGCAACGGTGATGCCATGAAGGACCTCAAGGATCCccaggacaagatcatctACGAGATGCACCAGTACCTCGACGCAGACTCGTCTGGCACATCCGAGACGTGCGTCAGCACCACCATCGGCGTGGAGCGCATCAAGGAGGCTACTCAGTGGCTCAAGGACaacggcaagaagggcatcCTCGGCGAGACAGCGGGAGGCGCCAACGAGCAGTGCTACACGGCCGTGCAGGGCGAACTCCAGCACCTCCTGGACAACTCGGACGTCTGGACCGGCTGGCTCTGGTGGGCCGCCGGACCCTGGTGGCACGACTACATGTTCAGCATGGAGGCGCCGAGCGGAACGGGCTACACCAAGTTCTTGCCCAAGATTAAGAAGTTTATTGCTGCTTGA
- a CDS encoding 37S ribosomal protein S19, mitochondrial: protein MYATRVLLKRSVWKGPHLVPLPIVWPKSPGDKVPPVRTQARSATILPNFVGLKFEVHNGKDYHEVTITEDMVGHKLGEFSPTRKPNIWDKR, encoded by the exons ATGTACGCGACACGGGTTCTCCTTAAGCGCTCTGTGTGGAAGG GCCCACACCTTGTGCC CCTCCCCATTGTCTGGCCCAAGTCCCCCGGCGACAAGGTCCCTCCCGTACGAACGCAGGCCCGATCTGCCACGATTCTGCCCAACTTTGTTGGTCTCAAGTTCGAGGTTCACAACGGCAAGGACTACCATGAGGTGACCATTACTGAAGACATGGTCGGACACAAGCTCGGCGAGTTTTCACC GACGCGGAAGCCCAACATTTGGGACAAGAGGTAG
- a CDS encoding Transcription initiation factor TFIID subunit 10, translated as MASDAPEKTEQSPAAQNGPADAAPPAPTVPESRLPSRKDTSLREFLNKMDDYAPIIPDAVTHYYMTKAGLPPPPQTDPRLARLLALATQKFIADIAADAYQYSRIRASSNTNNPMGSLGAAAGFPIPGQPTGQPGNKDQNKGAPLGIQRPGYGGGGQGGSQNRTVLTMEDLGMAVGEYGVNVKRSEFYR; from the exons ATGGCTAGCGACGCGCCCGAAAAGACAGAGCAGTCCCCCGCTGCGCAGAATGGCCCTGCTGATGCGGCGCCGCCCGCTCCTACGGTCCCAGAGTCACGACTCCCATCGCGCAAGGATACGTCGCTGCGAGAGTTCCTGAATAAGATGGATGACTATGCTCCCATT ATCCCCGATGCAGTCACTCACTACTACATGACCAAGGCTGgtcttcctccccctccgCAAACCGATCCCCGCCTGGCGCGACTGCTTGCCCTCGCCACCCAGAAGTTCATCGCCGACATCGCTGCCGACGCATACCAATACAGCCGAATCCGCGCATCGTCCAACACGAACAACCCCATGGGCTCACTCGGCGCCGCTGCCGGATTCCCCATCCCCGGCCAGCCGACCGGTCAGCCTGGAAACAAGGACCAGAACAAGGGCGCGCCGCTCGGAATCCAGCGACCGGGCTACGGCGGTGGTGGTCAGGGTGGTAGCCAGAACAGGACGGTCCTCACGATGGAGGATCTGGGCATGGCGGTTGGAGAGTACGGCGTCAACGTGAAGCGGAGCGAGTTCTACCGCTGA
- a CDS encoding ER lumen protein-retaining receptor, translating into MLNIFRILADFSHLGSIFILLHKMVQLNSCSGISFKSQALYMFVYVTRYLDIFSTDSIYNFVFKLLFLGSQGYIIYLMTNAYKPTNDPNVDTFRVQYLLAGAAVLAIAFPYYYTFSEILWAFSIWLEAVAILPQLFMLQRTGEAETITTHYLFALGSYRALYIPNWIYRYFSEPNHKVDYIAIIAGIIQTILYSDFFYIYYTKVLKGKKFKLPV; encoded by the exons ATGTTGAACATCTTTCGCATCCTTG CGGATTTTTCGCATCTCGgcagcatcttcatcttgctgCACAAGATGGTGCAGTTGAAC AGCTGCTCTGGCATCTCGTTCAAGTCCCAGGCTCTTTACATGTTTGTCTACGTCACTCGCTATCTCG ACATCTTCTCGACCGATAGCATCTACAACTTTGTGTTTaagctcctcttcctcggttCGCAAGGATACATCATCTACCTCATGACCAACGCCTACAAGCCCACCAACGACCCCAACGTCGATACCTTCCGCGTCCAGTACCTCCTCGCCGGTgccgccgtcctcgccatcgcATTCCCCTATTACTATACCTTCTCCGAGATCCTCTGggccttctccatctggCTCGAGGCCGTGGCCATTCTCCCCCAGCTCTTCATGCTGCAGCGAACCGGAGAGGCtgagaccatcaccacccacTACCTCTTTGCGCTCGGCAGCTACCGCGCTCTCTACATCCCCAACTGGATCTACCGATACTTTAGCGAGCCCAACCACAAGGTCGACTACATTGCCATCATTGCCGGCATCATCCAGACGATCCTGTACAGCGACTTTTTCTACATCTACTACACCAAggttctcaagggcaagaagttCAAGCTCCCCGTCTAA